The genomic stretch ccgtgttgtgttgtaggctatatgtccccccccctgactattaccatgttgtgttgtaggctatatgccCCCCCCGACTATTACTGTATTGTAGGCTATAtgcccccctgactattaccgtGTTGTTggctatatgtcccccctgactattaccgtGTTGTTGGCTATAtgcccccctgactattaccgtGTTGTTGGCTATATGCCCCCCCGACTATTACCGTGTTGTTGGCTATATGCCCCCCCCTGACTATTACTGTGTTGTTggctatatgtcccccctgactattaccatgttgtgttgtaggctatatgtcccccctgactattaccatgttgtgttgtaggctatatgtccccctgactattaccatgttgtgttgtaggctatatgtcccccctgactattaccatgttgtgttgtaggctatatgtcccccctgactattaccatgttgtgttgttggctatatgtccccccctgactcttaccatgttgtgttgtagactatatgtccCCCCCGACTATTactgtgttgtaggctatatgtccccctgactattaccatgttgtgttgtaggctatatgtcccccctgactcttaccatgttgtgttgtaggctatatgtcccccctgactattaccatgtagtgttgtaggctatatgtccccccctgactattaccatgtagtgttgtagactatatgtccCCCCCCCTGACTATTTCCATgtagtgttgtaggctatatgtcccccccctgactattaccatgtagtgttgtaggctatatgtcccccctgactattaccatgttgtgttgtaggctatatgtcccccctgactattaccatgtagtgttgtaggctatatgtcccccccctgactattaccatgttgtgttgtaggctatatgtccccccctgactattaccatgtagtgttgtaggctatatgtcccccctgactattaccatgtggtgttgtaggctatatgtcccccccctgactattaccatgtggtgttgtaggctatatgtcccccctgactattaccatgttgtgttgtaggctatatgtcccccccctgactattaccatgtggtgttgtaggctatatgtcccccctgactattaccatgttgtgttgtaggctatatgtcccccctgactattaccgtgttgtaggctatatgtcccccctgactattaccatgttgtaggctatatgtccccccccccctcactatTACCATggtgtgttgtaggctatatgtcccccccccttgactattaccatgttgtaggctatatgtcccccctgactattaccgtgtagtgttgtaggctatatgtcccccccctCACTATTACCATGGTGtgttgtagactatatgtcccccctgactattaccatgttgtgttgtaggctatatgtccccccctgactattaccatgttgtgttgtaggctatatgtccccctgactattaccatgttgttggctatatgtcccccccctgactattaccgtgttgtaggctatatgtccccctgactattaccatgttgtgttgtaggctatatgtcccccctgactattaccgtgttgtaggctatatgtcccccctgactattaccatgttgtgttgtaggctatatgtcccccctgactattaccgtgttgtaggctatatgtccccccctgactattaccatgttgtgttgtaggctatatgtcccccctgactattaccgtgttgtaggctatatgtcccccctgactattaccatgttgtgttgtaggctatatgtccccccctgactattaccatgttgtgttgtaggctatatgtcccccctgactattaccatgttgtgttgtaggctatatgtcccccccctgactattaccatgttgttggctatatgtcccccctgactattaccgtgttgtaggctatatgtcccccctgactattaccatgttgtgttgtaggctatatgtcccccctgactattaccatgttgttGGCTATATGTCCCCCTGACTATTAccgtgttgtaggctatatgtccccctgactattaccatgttgtgttgtaggctatatgtcccccccctgactattaccatgttgtgttgtaggctatatgtccgtCCCCCTGAccattaccatgttgtgttgtagactatatgtcccccccccctgactattaccatgtggtgttgtaggctatatgtcccccccctgactattaccgtgttgtaggctatatgtcccccctgactattaccatgttgtgttgtaggctatatgtccccccctgacgattaccatgttgtgttgtaggctatatgtccgtCCCCTGAccattaccatgttgtgttgtagactatatgtcccccccctgactattaccatgtggtgttgtaggctatatgtcccccctgactattaccgtgttgtaggctatatgtccccccctgactattaccatgttgtgttgtaggctatatgtcccccccctgactattactgtgttgtgttgtaggctatatgtccctcccctgactattaccatgtggtgttgtaggctatatgtccccccctgactattaccatgtagtgttgtaggctatatgtcccccctgactattaccatttcgtgttgtaggctatatgtcccccccctgactattaccatgttgtgttgtaggctatatgtcccccctgactattaccatgtagtgttgtaggctatatgtcccccctgactattaccatggtgtgttgtaggctatatgcccccccctgactattaccatgttgtgttgtaggctatatgtccccccccccccctgactattaccatgtagTGTTGTTGGCTATATGCccccccccctgactattaccatgtgGTGTTTCAGAGCCCGGCAGCAGGTGGAGTGACGTGGGTCTGGGCCGGGGGTGTTGTGGAGCCCTGCATCACCAGAGACCCTCAGTGGAGTCCTGTTGCCTGGAGAACCTGTGGGATGTCCTGCCCTCCGCGGTTCTACCCCCCCACTACTACCCGAGCCCAGTCAGAGACGCAGGACTGGGTCCCACCAGCACCACCTCCATCCCGGGCGCCATCACCAGCCTGCTACAGGACCTGAGCCTGGGTGAGACGTCAGCCTCCTCACCCTCCACCGCTCCACCCTCCAAACGCCAGTGCCGCTCTGTCTCCTGCTCAGAGGACCTGGGCGGCCGGTCGTCGGCCTGGAGACCCCAGGGGTCCGGGGTGTGGACGGCTGTGGCGAAGAGGCGATCCCACAGCGGAGGAAGTGTCCAGAGAGGATTTGCAACAGGAGGGGGGACACGCTCTCCGCAGCTAGGGTTCCCTGCCATGCAGCGTAGCTTCAGCTTCAGCCTGCCAGCTCGCTCCAACACCCTCTCCCTGGATCTCACTGGCTTCACCCCCTGCCCTTCCTACTTCAGCGGCTTAGCCCCTCCCTCTTACTCCTCCCGGTCCTCAGAGCCCCCCAGgcccttcctctacctctctcgtGAACACATCTGCCTCCCAGAGATCCAGGGAGTGCCGGCGTCGCCCCTGAGCTCCCCAGACTCCACCCCAGAGATGAGGCGCCGTGCTGGGCAGGGGGGGCTGGCCCGGAGTCGCTCTCAGCCCTGCGTCCTCGGCGACAAGAAGATGGGTATGAAGCGGAGGAGACCAGCCGACTCACACAAACCGAGGCCTTCTCTGGACCTGACCAAGATGACACAGGTTAGAAGGGGACGAATATAATGGGTTTACCTGTGTTGTAATTCAGGAGGATCTGGTCTGATCAGCTCGCTCAAATCTTTCCCGCACTGTTGGGTAAAGCAAACAATTAAAAAAGGTCAAGTTGTGTTTCTTCAATCTCTAATTATTGAACAAGTCCAGTAGTGTCCGTCCAGCCAGCGAAATATTGCATCTCCATGGAAACCAACTGAAGAGTATCTGCGTATGCTGCTCATGGGGACTGACTGACTTTCTGTTCAGTGTTCTGCATGTtgtgtagttctctctctctcctctctaccccagtccagtAACGGTTTGCTTTAGTTTCTACTTCTTCCTGTGAGACCAAATAAATATTCATaacaaaaaactttttttttttttgttatccACAGAAACTTCGGAATTTCCAAAGCCTCAGCTGCCCTGGGATCACTGGGGACGACAGCTATCAATCAACCCAGGGCCCGCCCCCTCTGAGGACCACTGACCAATGTGAGACTGACTTCACCTCTGCAGGCAATCAGGGATTGGACGAGCCAACCGCCAGAGTTGTTGCAAGTGTCTCTCGGGAGGAGGATCTAGCCATCTCCATCGAGGAGCTGGATTGGCTGAGCTCCC from Oncorhynchus masou masou isolate Uvic2021 unplaced genomic scaffold, UVic_Omas_1.1 unplaced_scaffold_2197, whole genome shotgun sequence encodes the following:
- the LOC135533076 gene encoding protein FAM53B-like isoform X1, encoding MWGGVAMIKAETMSLQGTALFSCGVMEPGSRWSDVGLGRGCCGALHHQRPSVESCCLENLWDVLPSAVLPPHYYPSPVRDAGLGPTSTTSIPGAITSLLQDLSLGETSASSPSTAPPSKRQCRSVSCSEDLGGRSSAWRPQGSGVWTAVAKRRSHSGGSVQRGFATGGGTRSPQLGFPAMQRSFSFSLPARSNTLSLDLTGFTPCPSYFSGLAPPSYSSRSSEPPRPFLYLSREHICLPEIQGVPASPLSSPDSTPEMRRRAGQGGLARSRSQPCVLGDKKMGMKRRRPADSHKPRPSLDLTKMTQKLRNFQSLSCPGITGDDSYQSTQGPPPLRTTDQCETDFTSAGNQGLDEPTARVVASVSREEDLAISIEELDWLSSPVCDDVTEGAATGTRKDVYQLGGDLDIDQIERN
- the LOC135533076 gene encoding protein FAM53B-like isoform X2; the encoded protein is MCSLILIKAETMSLQGTALFSCGVMEPGSRWSDVGLGRGCCGALHHQRPSVESCCLENLWDVLPSAVLPPHYYPSPVRDAGLGPTSTTSIPGAITSLLQDLSLGETSASSPSTAPPSKRQCRSVSCSEDLGGRSSAWRPQGSGVWTAVAKRRSHSGGSVQRGFATGGGTRSPQLGFPAMQRSFSFSLPARSNTLSLDLTGFTPCPSYFSGLAPPSYSSRSSEPPRPFLYLSREHICLPEIQGVPASPLSSPDSTPEMRRRAGQGGLARSRSQPCVLGDKKMGMKRRRPADSHKPRPSLDLTKMTQKLRNFQSLSCPGITGDDSYQSTQGPPPLRTTDQCETDFTSAGNQGLDEPTARVVASVSREEDLAISIEELDWLSSPVCDDVTEGAATGTRKDVYQLGGDLDIDQIERN
- the LOC135533076 gene encoding protein FAM53B-like isoform X3, which produces MSLQGTALFSCGVMEPGSRWSDVGLGRGCCGALHHQRPSVESCCLENLWDVLPSAVLPPHYYPSPVRDAGLGPTSTTSIPGAITSLLQDLSLGETSASSPSTAPPSKRQCRSVSCSEDLGGRSSAWRPQGSGVWTAVAKRRSHSGGSVQRGFATGGGTRSPQLGFPAMQRSFSFSLPARSNTLSLDLTGFTPCPSYFSGLAPPSYSSRSSEPPRPFLYLSREHICLPEIQGVPASPLSSPDSTPEMRRRAGQGGLARSRSQPCVLGDKKMGMKRRRPADSHKPRPSLDLTKMTQKLRNFQSLSCPGITGDDSYQSTQGPPPLRTTDQCETDFTSAGNQGLDEPTARVVASVSREEDLAISIEELDWLSSPVCDDVTEGAATGTRKDVYQLGGDLDIDQIERN